From Streptomyces sp. TLI_235, a single genomic window includes:
- a CDS encoding aspartyl aminopeptidase: MSTADRPAHFDRTHTDDLIAYLGAAPSPYHAVAASAERLEKAGFRRVLETDAWGAEAGGKYIVRGGALIAWYVPAGAGPETPFRVVGTHTDSPNLRVKPIPDTGSQGWRQVAVEIYGGVPLNTWLDRDLGLSGRLALRDGTTRLVQLDEPLLRVPQLAIHLDRSVNDGLKLDKQRHLTPIWGIGEVTEGALVEYVAGRAGVAASDVVGWDLMTHDVQPASYLGRDRELLAGPRLDNLLSVHAGTAALAAAATGDTPLPYIPVLAAFDHEETGSESDTGAQSPLLGNVLERSVLARGGTAEDRARALAGTVCLSSDMGHAVHPNYSERHEPGHHPMPNGGPILKVNVNNRYATDGVGRAVFAAACEKAGVPWQNFVSNNAMPCGTTIGPITAARLGITTVDCGIAALSMHSARELCGADDPYLLASALKAFLEG, from the coding sequence CGACCGCCCGGCCCACTTCGACCGGACGCACACCGACGATCTGATCGCCTACCTCGGCGCCGCGCCCTCGCCCTACCACGCCGTCGCCGCCTCGGCCGAGCGGCTGGAGAAGGCGGGCTTCCGCAGGGTCCTGGAGACCGACGCCTGGGGGGCCGAGGCCGGCGGCAAGTACATCGTCCGCGGGGGCGCACTGATCGCCTGGTACGTGCCCGCGGGGGCCGGGCCCGAGACGCCGTTCCGGGTGGTCGGCACCCACACCGACTCGCCCAACCTCCGGGTCAAGCCGATCCCGGACACCGGGTCGCAGGGCTGGCGCCAGGTCGCCGTCGAGATCTACGGCGGTGTCCCGCTGAACACCTGGCTCGACCGCGACCTCGGCCTCTCCGGCCGGCTCGCCCTGCGCGACGGCACCACCCGCCTGGTCCAGCTCGACGAGCCGCTACTGCGCGTCCCGCAGCTCGCCATCCACCTGGACCGCTCCGTCAACGACGGCCTGAAGCTCGACAAGCAGCGGCACCTCACCCCGATCTGGGGGATCGGCGAGGTGACCGAGGGCGCCCTCGTCGAGTACGTCGCCGGCCGGGCCGGCGTGGCCGCCTCCGACGTCGTCGGCTGGGACCTCATGACGCACGACGTGCAGCCCGCCTCCTACCTGGGCCGCGACCGCGAGCTGCTGGCCGGCCCCCGGCTGGACAACCTGCTCTCGGTGCACGCCGGCACCGCCGCCCTGGCCGCCGCGGCCACCGGCGACACCCCGCTGCCGTACATCCCGGTGCTCGCCGCCTTCGACCACGAGGAGACCGGCAGCGAGTCCGACACCGGCGCGCAGAGCCCGCTGCTCGGCAATGTGCTGGAGCGCAGCGTCCTCGCCCGCGGCGGCACCGCCGAGGACCGCGCCCGGGCGCTGGCCGGCACCGTCTGCCTCTCCTCCGACATGGGGCACGCCGTGCACCCCAACTACAGCGAGCGGCACGAGCCGGGCCACCACCCGATGCCCAACGGCGGCCCGATCCTCAAGGTCAACGTCAACAACCGCTACGCCACCGACGGTGTCGGCCGCGCGGTGTTCGCCGCCGCGTGCGAGAAGGCCGGCGTGCCGTGGCAGAACTTCGTCTCCAACAACGCGATGCCCTGCGGCACCACCATCGGCCCGATCACCGCGGCGCGGCTCGGCATCACCACGGTGGACTGCGGCATCGCCGCACTCTCCATGCACTCCGCCCGCGAGCTGTGCGGCGCGGACGACCCGTACCTGCTGGCGAGCGCCCTCAAGGCCTTCCTGGAGGGCTGA